A genomic region of Ictidomys tridecemlineatus isolate mIctTri1 chromosome 10, mIctTri1.hap1, whole genome shotgun sequence contains the following coding sequences:
- the LOC101954510 gene encoding phytanoyl-CoA dioxygenase, peroxisomal, producing MEQMRTAARLQRILGHLGGSSVWAAVSFGVRYTSDNNVLSLEQRKFYEENGFLVFKNLVSDADIQCFRVAFEKICSEESKPVGLIIIRDVSSVESEDIPSEKTIARIQDYQEDKELFRYCTLPEVLKYVECFTGPNIMAMHTMLINKPPDTGNSRKTSWHPLYQDLHFFPFRPSNCIVCAWTAMEHIDRNNGCLAVLPGTHKLPLKPHDYSQWEGGVNIFYYGIQDYDQDHARVHLVMEKGDTVFFHPLLIHGSGRNQTQGFQKAISCHFASSDCHYIDVKGTSQEHVEKEAVGIADKLYGSEHSVNFLDIWMFRARLVKGERITL from the exons ATGGAGCAGATGCGCACTGCTGCTCGCCTGCAGAGGATTTTGGGGCACCTTGGCGGTTCCTCGGTTTGGGCCGCGGTATCCTTTGGGGTGAG GTATACTTCAGATAATAATGTGCTGAGCTTGGAACAGagaaaattttatgaagaaaatggatttcttgtttttaaaaatctagtatcTGATGCTGACATTCAATGCTTTAG ggTTGCATTTGAAAAGATATGCAGCGAGGAGTCCAAACCTGTAGGACTCATTATAATAAGAGATGTGTCCTCTGTGGAATCAGAGGATATACCAAGTGAGAAAACAATTGCAAGGATTCAAGATTACCAGGAAGATAAGGAGCTCTTTAGATACTGCACTCtcccagag GTTCTGAAGTATGTGGAGTGCTTCACTGGACCCAATATCATGGCCATGCACACAATGCTGATAAACAAACCTCCAGATACAG gtaaCA GCAGGAAGACTTCCTGGCACCCCTTGTACCAGGATCTACACTTTTTCCCCTTCAGGCCCAGCAATTGCATTGTTTGTGCTTGGACCGCCATGGAGCACATTGACCGGAACAATGGCTGTCTGGCTGTCCTCCCAGGCACCCACAAACTTCCCCTTAAGCCACATGACTACTCCCAGTGGGAG GGTGGAGTTAACATTTTCTACTATGGGATCCAGGACTATGATCAGGACCATGCCCGAGTGCACCTTGTGATGGAGAAGGGAGACACTGTTTTCTTCCACCCATTGCTCATCCATGGATCTGGTCGGAATCAAACTCAAGGATTCCAGAAA GCAATTTCCTGCCATTTTGCCAGTTCTGATTGCCACTACATTGATGTGAAGGGCACCAGTCAAGAACATGTTGAGAAAGAAGCTGTGGGAATAGCAGATAAATTATACGGAAG TGAACACTCTGTAA atttcctgGATATTTGGATGTTTCGAGCTCGACTTGTGAAAGGAGAAAGAATcactctttga